The following proteins are co-located in the Microcystis wesenbergii NRERC-220 genome:
- the kaiC gene encoding circadian clock protein KaiC — MTQSNSNSQLNPPIKPKGVRKIRTLIEGFDEITHGGLPMGRTTLVSGTSGTGKTLLAVQFLYHGIKYFDYPGLFVTFEESPTDIIQNAYSFGWDLEELIDQGKLFILDASPDPEGQEVVGSFDLSALIERIQYAITKYKAKLVSIDSVTAVFQQYEAVSVVRREIFRLVARLKLLEVTSIMTTERIEEYGAVARFGVEEFVSDNVVIMRNVLEGERRRRTAEILKLRGTTHMKGEYPFTITNDGINIFPLGAMRLTQRSSNVRISSGVKTLDDMCGGGFFKDSIILATGATGTGKTLLVSKFLEEGCRRGERAILFAYEESRAQLSRNASSWGIDFEEMERKGLLKLLCSYPESAGLEDHLQMIKSEISEFKPSRIAIDSLSALARGVTNNAFRQFVIGVTGYAKQEEITGFFTNTTDQFMGAHSITESHISTITDTILMLQYVEIRGEMSRAINVFKMRGSWHDKGIREYTISQDGADIKDSFRNYERIISGSPTKISVDEKTELSRIVRNVREKLQDE, encoded by the coding sequence ATGACTCAATCTAACTCTAATAGCCAATTGAATCCACCGATTAAACCGAAAGGTGTTCGCAAAATTAGAACCCTAATTGAAGGTTTTGATGAGATCACTCACGGTGGTTTACCCATGGGGCGAACTACCTTAGTTAGTGGCACTTCTGGCACGGGAAAAACCCTGCTTGCTGTGCAATTTCTCTACCACGGGATCAAGTATTTTGACTATCCGGGCCTGTTTGTTACTTTTGAAGAATCTCCCACCGATATTATCCAAAATGCCTATAGTTTTGGTTGGGATTTAGAAGAATTAATTGACCAGGGTAAATTATTTATTCTCGATGCTTCCCCGGATCCGGAAGGTCAAGAGGTGGTGGGTAGTTTTGATCTTTCGGCCCTAATCGAGCGCATTCAATACGCAATTACCAAATATAAAGCCAAACTGGTATCAATTGACTCTGTAACTGCTGTTTTTCAGCAGTACGAAGCGGTGTCAGTGGTACGGCGAGAAATTTTTCGGCTCGTGGCCCGGTTAAAATTATTAGAAGTGACTTCAATTATGACCACGGAACGTATCGAAGAATACGGAGCGGTGGCCCGTTTTGGTGTAGAGGAATTTGTCTCTGATAATGTGGTAATTATGCGGAACGTGCTAGAGGGAGAAAGGCGACGCCGAACCGCAGAAATCCTCAAATTACGGGGAACAACCCACATGAAGGGGGAATATCCCTTTACTATCACCAATGATGGCATTAATATCTTCCCCCTCGGTGCGATGCGTTTAACTCAGCGATCTTCTAATGTCCGCATTTCTTCGGGAGTAAAAACCCTTGATGATATGTGTGGGGGCGGTTTTTTCAAGGATTCGATTATTTTGGCCACAGGAGCAACCGGTACGGGTAAAACTCTCTTAGTCAGTAAATTTCTGGAAGAAGGCTGTCGGCGCGGTGAGCGGGCGATTTTGTTCGCTTATGAAGAATCTCGCGCCCAATTGTCCCGAAATGCTTCTTCTTGGGGGATCGATTTTGAGGAGATGGAACGCAAGGGATTATTAAAATTATTGTGTTCTTACCCCGAATCGGCGGGATTAGAGGACCATTTACAGATGATTAAGTCGGAAATCTCGGAATTTAAACCCTCCCGTATTGCCATCGATTCTCTATCGGCGCTCGCACGCGGGGTGACAAATAATGCTTTTCGGCAATTTGTGATCGGGGTGACAGGATACGCCAAACAGGAGGAAATTACGGGATTTTTCACCAATACCACCGACCAATTTATGGGAGCGCACTCGATCACCGAATCCCATATTTCTACGATTACCGACACGATTTTAATGTTGCAATATGTGGAAATTCGCGGCGAAATGTCGCGAGCGATTAACGTCTTTAAGATGCGCGGTTCTTGGCACGATAAAGGGATTCGTGAATATACTATCAGTCAGGATGGGGCGGATATCAAGGATTCTTTCCGCAATTACGAGCGGATTATTAGTGGTTCCCCGACTAAAATTAGCGTCGATGAAAAGACTGAATTATCGCGGATTGTTCGCAATGTACGCGAAAAATTACAGGATGAATAA
- a CDS encoding lysylphosphatidylglycerol synthase transmembrane domain-containing protein translates to MKYLKFIFLGLGFVLLGVILRQTNLQEVWQQITLVGWWGMTLVIIFYFLEFLTDVFTWQLTFKSIPIQPRWTIRLLLIYMVGAAFNRVTPFASLGGEGFKAVMLKTHYQISYKETSASIILTKTLNTASLVFFAIIGFLLLLASPKFSNSFKTFTGLSLAIFSSCILIFFLIQRFRLSSRIVNRLGHSFLGDRLAKPLENLRSVDDRLGEFYRNLPLFRNGLIVGFLNWPLGVLEIYVLMQFLQHPLSFADAWLFDSVAQLVRAGTFFIPANIGTLEGSLVLLGASLTGSLELGLAISVIRRVKDILWIILGLLIWWLFSLRPTLPDRSSK, encoded by the coding sequence ATGAAATATCTTAAATTTATCTTTCTGGGTTTAGGTTTTGTTTTACTAGGGGTAATTTTACGCCAAACAAATCTACAAGAAGTTTGGCAACAAATCACCCTAGTCGGTTGGTGGGGAATGACATTAGTGATTATTTTTTATTTCCTAGAATTCCTCACCGATGTTTTTACTTGGCAACTAACTTTTAAGAGTATTCCTATCCAACCTCGATGGACAATTCGGCTATTATTAATTTACATGGTAGGGGCAGCCTTTAATCGCGTGACTCCCTTCGCTTCTTTGGGAGGAGAAGGTTTTAAAGCAGTGATGTTGAAAACTCACTATCAGATTAGCTATAAAGAAACCAGTGCCTCGATTATTCTGACCAAGACATTAAATACTGCTTCCCTTGTCTTCTTTGCAATTATCGGTTTTTTGCTGCTCCTAGCTTCCCCAAAATTCTCCAATTCTTTTAAAACTTTTACCGGATTAAGTCTTGCTATATTCTCCAGTTGTATCCTGATATTTTTCTTGATTCAGCGATTCCGTTTATCCTCCCGAATAGTTAATCGATTAGGTCATTCTTTTTTAGGCGATCGCCTAGCTAAACCTTTAGAAAATCTTCGCAGTGTCGATGATCGTTTAGGGGAATTTTACCGGAATCTGCCCCTATTTAGAAATGGCTTGATCGTCGGTTTTCTCAATTGGCCCCTCGGAGTTTTAGAAATCTATGTTTTAATGCAGTTTCTCCAACATCCGCTCAGTTTTGCCGATGCTTGGTTATTTGATTCCGTTGCCCAATTGGTGCGCGCTGGAACCTTTTTTATTCCCGCTAATATCGGTACTTTAGAAGGTTCTTTAGTGCTGCTGGGTGCTTCTTTAACCGGTAGTCTAGAATTAGGTTTAGCGATTTCCGTAATTCGCCGGGTTAAAGATATTCTCTGGATTATCTTAGGTTTGTTGATCTGGTGGTTATTTTCCCTAAGACCAACTTTACCCGATCGCTCTTCAAAATAA
- a CDS encoding sulfotransferase family protein, with translation MSSLFHPLCGSNLSTLLRLFLTNGGIDRPNLAPATLALAVTLARLPFSTLERILMTGFYERGVQVKAPIFIVGYWRSGTTHLHNLLGQSEHFGYISPLAVGLPWDILGIVRLFQPLLELALPSDRHVDNVAVTPDSPQEDSIALASMIPLSYYHGLYFPQRFQYHFDRGVFFQGCSDREIATWQRWHTHLLKKVSIHQRGKQLLIKNPVYTAHIAKLRAIWPDAKFIHIYRNPYLVFPSTRHFFTRILPELALQSYDNLSTDEIEQTILKSYPPMLNSLLRDSADLPADSFVEIRFEDLEKDPLAQIEKIYDQLQLPDLKISRPRFEKYIASLQGYKKNNYHPDAKAIELVESHWLPFIQRWNYFQ, from the coding sequence ATGTCCAGTTTGTTTCATCCCCTCTGCGGTAGTAACCTTAGTACCCTATTACGTTTATTTTTGACCAATGGCGGCATCGATCGCCCCAATTTGGCCCCAGCAACCTTGGCCCTGGCAGTTACCCTAGCGCGACTGCCTTTTTCTACCCTAGAACGAATTTTAATGACAGGGTTTTATGAGCGCGGCGTGCAGGTAAAAGCACCCATTTTTATTGTCGGCTATTGGCGCAGCGGCACGACCCATCTCCACAATTTACTCGGTCAATCGGAGCATTTTGGCTATATTTCCCCCCTAGCGGTGGGATTACCCTGGGATATCCTCGGTATCGTCCGCTTATTTCAACCGCTGCTAGAATTGGCCCTACCTAGCGATCGCCATGTGGATAACGTCGCCGTTACTCCCGATTCCCCCCAAGAAGATTCGATCGCCCTGGCCAGCATGATCCCCCTTTCCTACTACCATGGTTTATACTTTCCCCAACGTTTTCAGTATCATTTCGATCGAGGAGTTTTTTTTCAAGGCTGCAGCGACAGGGAAATCGCCACTTGGCAGCGTTGGCATACTCATCTATTAAAAAAAGTTTCCATCCATCAAAGAGGCAAACAATTACTAATCAAAAACCCCGTTTATACGGCACATATTGCCAAATTGCGAGCTATCTGGCCCGATGCTAAATTTATTCATATCTACCGCAATCCCTATCTAGTTTTTCCCTCAACTCGTCACTTTTTTACCCGCATCCTACCGGAACTAGCACTACAATCCTACGATAATTTATCCACGGATGAAATCGAGCAGACAATTCTGAAAAGTTATCCCCCAATGCTTAATTCTCTCCTGCGAGATAGCGCCGATTTACCCGCCGATAGTTTTGTAGAAATTCGTTTTGAAGATTTAGAAAAAGACCCCCTAGCACAAATCGAGAAAATCTACGATCAACTGCAACTTCCCGACTTAAAAATATCTAGGCCTCGCTTTGAGAAATATATCGCCAGTCTGCAAGGATATAAAAAAAATAATTATCACCCGGATGCCAAAGCGATCGAGTTAGTCGAATCCCATTGGCTCCCATTTATTCAACGTTGGAATTATTTTCAGTGA
- a CDS encoding aspartate aminotransferase family protein, with the protein MSILELIEKRLEENFALHEQYLNPQMVRVLKTIGYDRHYVKAEGPYLFDNQGEKYLDLLSGFGVFALGRNHPKIVQALQEVLTAALPNLVQLDASILAGLLAERLVAIAPNGLERVFFANSGTETVEAAIKFSRYATGRSQIVYCQGGYHGLTMGSLSATGDLHYREGFGPFVADFKEIPFGDLAALEKALINQDVAAFITEPIQGHGVRIPEPNYLPAAAALCRRYGTLFVADEVQTGLGRTGKIWAVEHWGVEPDILCVAKALSGGFVPVGAVLCRRWIFDRVFDRMDRSVVHGSTFGKNNLAMAAGIATLQVIEEEKLVERSAVIGQQIIAELRPLVDQYECLQEVRGLGMMIALEFAEPSSWSLKAAWKMLETANKGLFSQLIVVPLFTRHQILSQVSGHGMNIIKFIPPLTLSDEDCRWLVTAVKDVVADAHRFPGAAWEFGKTLASQAIRQKTAKK; encoded by the coding sequence ATGAGCATTTTAGAACTGATAGAAAAAAGACTAGAAGAAAACTTTGCCCTCCACGAACAATACCTAAACCCCCAGATGGTTAGGGTACTAAAAACGATCGGCTACGATCGCCACTACGTTAAAGCCGAAGGTCCCTACCTATTCGACAATCAGGGGGAAAAGTATCTGGACTTACTGAGTGGTTTTGGTGTTTTCGCTCTCGGACGCAATCACCCCAAGATCGTGCAAGCTTTACAAGAGGTATTGACGGCAGCATTGCCCAATTTAGTCCAATTGGATGCTTCCATCCTAGCGGGATTGCTGGCGGAACGGTTAGTAGCGATCGCACCGAATGGATTAGAACGAGTTTTCTTTGCTAATTCCGGCACAGAAACCGTCGAGGCTGCCATTAAATTTAGCCGCTACGCCACCGGACGCAGCCAAATTGTTTACTGTCAGGGGGGCTACCACGGGTTAACCATGGGTTCCCTTTCCGCCACGGGCGATCTCCATTATCGTGAGGGATTTGGGCCTTTTGTCGCCGATTTTAAGGAAATTCCCTTCGGCGATCTGGCCGCACTCGAAAAAGCTCTAATTAACCAAGACGTAGCGGCTTTTATTACCGAACCGATCCAAGGTCACGGGGTGAGAATTCCTGAACCGAACTATCTCCCGGCGGCGGCTGCCCTTTGTCGTCGTTACGGCACTCTTTTTGTGGCCGATGAAGTGCAGACCGGTTTAGGCCGGACTGGCAAAATTTGGGCTGTGGAACATTGGGGGGTAGAACCGGACATTTTATGTGTTGCCAAGGCTCTTTCGGGCGGTTTTGTGCCAGTGGGAGCGGTTCTCTGTCGTCGCTGGATCTTCGATCGAGTATTCGATCGCATGGATCGTTCTGTGGTCCACGGTAGCACTTTTGGTAAAAATAATCTGGCCATGGCCGCCGGTATTGCCACTTTACAGGTGATTGAGGAGGAAAAATTAGTCGAGCGATCGGCCGTAATCGGTCAACAAATTATCGCAGAACTACGGCCCCTCGTAGATCAGTACGAATGTTTGCAGGAAGTGCGGGGATTGGGTATGATGATCGCCTTGGAATTTGCCGAGCCGAGCAGTTGGTCACTAAAAGCCGCCTGGAAAATGCTAGAAACCGCCAATAAAGGGCTATTTTCCCAGTTAATCGTCGTTCCCCTCTTTACCCGCCATCAAATCCTCTCCCAGGTTTCCGGCCACGGCATGAATATCATCAAGTTTATCCCCCCCCTCACCCTCTCCGATGAGGATTGCCGTTGGCTTGTCACCGCCGTTAAAGATGTGGTCGCTGATGCACACCGCTTCCCTGGGGCCGCTTGGGAATTCGGTAAAACCTTGGCCAGCCAAGCTATACGCCAAAAAACCGCCAAAAAATAG
- a CDS encoding IS4 family transposase, with protein sequence MLPSFYQACLQASLTQAQYLTLQILILLLQSHRTVQLERLAALFPQPITFESRRRNLQRFLKLPQLSVKLLWFPLIKHIIKQEFSEKNKNRHQRRKLKKLKHLGHLLLVIDRTDWKGRNLFVASVICGKRALPVYWILLDKQGSSNLGNQKNFLKPVLKFLKSYPVVVIGDREFHSVQLGKWLDEKGIAFILRQKKGTSLLLSGEENYQPLKALDIQPGTQHFFSDIYHTSAHKLGPFNLATRWKRRYRSKQAEAPWYLLTNLDSLDETLNLYESRFGIEAMFKDCKTGGYNIEKTKVSEPRFLALVLLIAIAYSLNTIRGQQLNILPHRVYICRLKESNRSAERHSDFWIGTYGTFWVESMDIFSELALSLIRLKPQKNPYFSKGLTAMSLIKQAL encoded by the coding sequence ATGTTACCATCATTCTATCAGGCCTGTTTACAAGCCAGCTTGACACAAGCACAATATCTGACTCTACAAATTCTTATACTGCTCCTACAAAGCCATAGAACAGTACAATTGGAGAGATTGGCCGCCTTATTTCCCCAACCAATTACCTTTGAAAGCAGAAGAAGAAATTTACAAAGGTTTCTCAAGTTACCGCAATTAAGTGTAAAATTGTTATGGTTTCCGCTAATTAAACACATTATTAAGCAAGAGTTTAGCGAAAAAAATAAAAATCGACATCAAAGAAGAAAACTGAAAAAACTTAAGCATCTGGGACATCTATTATTGGTAATTGACCGAACAGATTGGAAAGGAAGAAATTTGTTTGTAGCTAGTGTTATTTGTGGAAAAAGGGCGTTACCTGTGTACTGGATATTGTTAGATAAACAAGGAAGCAGTAATTTAGGGAACCAAAAAAACTTTCTCAAGCCGGTATTAAAATTTTTGAAATCCTACCCAGTTGTCGTGATAGGCGACCGAGAATTTCACAGTGTTCAACTAGGAAAGTGGCTAGACGAAAAGGGGATAGCCTTTATTCTGAGACAAAAGAAGGGAACATCTTTGCTATTATCAGGTGAAGAAAACTATCAACCTCTAAAAGCTCTAGATATTCAACCGGGGACTCAGCATTTTTTTTCGGATATTTATCATACATCTGCTCATAAACTTGGCCCTTTTAATTTGGCCACTCGCTGGAAAAGACGCTACCGTAGTAAACAAGCCGAAGCTCCTTGGTATCTTCTTACTAATCTTGACTCTTTGGATGAGACTTTAAATTTATATGAATCTCGTTTTGGCATTGAAGCAATGTTCAAAGATTGTAAAACGGGAGGTTATAATATCGAGAAAACTAAAGTTAGCGAACCGCGTTTTTTAGCTCTTGTTTTATTAATTGCTATCGCCTATTCTTTAAATACAATACGGGGTCAACAACTCAATATTTTACCCCACCGTGTTTATATTTGTCGCCTCAAAGAATCTAATCGTTCTGCTGAAAGACATAGTGATTTTTGGATAGGGACTTATGGTACTTTTTGGGTTGAGTCGATGGATATTTTTTCGGAACTTGCCCTTTCTTTGATACGCCTCAAACCCCAGAAAAACCCTTATTTCTCCAAAGGGTTAACGGCTATGAGCCTTATCAAGCAAGCTCTTTAA